The genomic window AATGCCTCGGCGATCCCCGGGCGGCACCCGTGCTGGCGGAGGTGCTCCGACGGCCGGGGATGAGCGGTCATTGGGTGACCACCGCGACCGAAGCAAAAACGCGACGGCTCTCCGGCGGTACCGATACCCGCGTGCGGCGCGATGCGTTGCGGGAGATCTCGCTGGCACGAGCACTCTATCGGTGCGGCGATCACGAGGGACTTGGCCGCTCCATTCTCGAACGGTATGCGGATGATTTGCACGGTCATTATGCGCGGCACGCTCGGACGGTACTTGGGCGTACCCGAGCGGCGCCCTAAGGCCCATCACTGATGCGGGGAGTCAGGGTGCCGGTTCAGTTCGGACGGTCGGCGTGGAAGCCAACCCTTTGAGCCGCTGCGCGCGCAAAGGAGCGCGGTGTTGCACATCCCGCTCGGCCGACTTTGATGCGCGGAACGCCAACACCTCATTGGGCACGGAGCGCCTGCTCCGTCTCCGCACGCCAAGCTCGGGCCAAGTCCTCTAAGGTTCGGCCGGTCCACTTTTCCCAAAGCGTCTCTTCGTACCGTCCCATCCGGAGGGCGGCATTGAGGTGCCGTATCAGTTCTGGGTCATGCCGCCGGATAACCCAATCGAGAAAGTTGGCGCTGATCCGGTAACCTGCATCGTGCCGGAGCTGAACGCCCTGCTGCCGCCGCAGCCAGATCAGATCGGCTCCATGGCTTTCCGGCTCAACAACAAACCATCGGAGATAGTCCGCAATGCCTTCGACCAGCCATCCCGGCGGTGGCGGCGTACCAGGCGGACGATGATCGTATTGCTGCAGAACATGCACCAGCTCGTGCACGATCGCCCCTACGGCTTCACGATTGCGCTCGCGGTCAATCCATCTCGAATTGGCCGTGATCCGGGACCCGCTGGTGGCTGCGACACCGCGCCCCGGGCGCAGGATGATTTGCACATGGCCGGGAGGCGCCAGATTCTCGACGTGTAAAATCTCCGCCAGTTTCGGGTACCACTCCACAACTGCGGGGCTCAAACGTTTGCGCACCCAAGATTCCAACTCCGGAGCGTGCCGGACATCGAACGCGAATGTGAACTGGCCGTCCGGCGTTCGGACGCTGAAAGGATCTGGCCCGCGGACCCCTGCTGGAAACTCGGCTCTAAAGTCGGGTTCCGCACTCTGAACATCGATTTCGCTGTAAAAGGTGTTCGCAAAGGGGTGATGTGCTTGCGTGGCTCGAACATCAAACAGGAGGTACCGATAACGTCCCAGCGGTCCGCCTGACATATTGGTGACGAGTACGCCGTAAATTCCACCTTTTTGGGCGCCGACGCCCCGCGTATCCACAGAGGCGATGAGGATCCATCCTGGTCGGTTGGTGGAACCCGGATCCTTTGAAAGCTGAACTCTGGATTCGTCTCCCGTGGCGCCGTATAGCGTGTAGACTTGAGGCCCCCGCATGTCGGGATGGCGGGAGAATGTGGCCACGTACGAAATCGGGGTAGGCCGCCCCAAATCCACAACGATCTGGCCGCCCGGCGTCCCTGCAGCAAAAAAGAAGTTCGCGGGTGGCTCGTCCGGCTGAGTCGGCGTCTTGCCGTCCTGGAGGACCTCCAAAGGCCCGCTGTTGTCGTCCTGCTCTCCCTGCAAAATCCTAAAGGAAGCGTGGGTGGCGGAGTCCTGGCGGGATGGCCGCGGCACCTGTTGAAAGGTGAAGGGAGTTGATCCGGATGCTTCGGCCTGTCGTTCGGCGACTACCCGGACAC from Kiritimatiellia bacterium includes these protein-coding regions:
- a CDS encoding basic secretory family protein, with the translated sequence MDTRGVGAQKGGIYGVLVTNMSGGPLGRYRYLLFDVRATQAHHPFANTFYSEIDVQSAEPDFRAEFPAGVRGPDPFSVRTPDGQFTFAFDVRHAPELESWVRKRLSPAVVEWYPKLAEILHVENLAPPGHVQIILRPGRGVAATSGSRITANSRWIDRERNREAVGAIVHELVHVLQQYDHRPPGTPPPPGWLVEGIADYLRWFVVEPESHGADLIWLRRQQGVQLRHDAGYRISANFLDWVIRRHDPELIRHLNAALRMGRYEETLWEKWTGRTLEDLARAWRAETEQALRAQ